GGCGTTCCCGAGCGCGTCGGAGCTCGACCCGCCGGCTACGCCGCCGGTGTCACGATCGTCGGTCTGCAGGCTCATGTGTCGGTCTCCTCGTCGTCGCTCTCAGTACCTGTCGCATCGAAGATCGAGTCGGATTCGTCGCCGGAATCGTCGCCCGTCTCGGCGGAATCGCCGAACAGCGATTCGGACTCGTCGGCAGCGTTCGCCTCGTCGGGCGAATCGGGCGCGTCGTCATCGCTGAAGATCGAGTCGGATTCAGGACCGAAAATCGATTCGCCGTCGCCGTCCTGGCTGTCGGTACCGTCGTCGTTCGTCGACTCGGATTCGGGCTCGCTGGGAGTGGGGGACTCCGAACCCTCACTGGCTGCCGTCTCGTCGGGCGCAGTCTCGGCATCCAACTCATCGGACACAGTCTCGGCATCCAACTCATCGGACACAGTCTCGGCATCCAACTCATCGGACACAGTCTCGGCATCCAACTCATCGGACACAGTCTCGGCGTTCGCCTCGTCGGCCGCAGTACCGTCACTGTCGTTCTGGTCCGCGGAACGATCGACGTCGATCGTCGGCGGCTCCGCGTCCGTTTCGATCGGCGGTGCAGGTTCGGCGGTCTCACCGTCACCGTCATCGACGCTGTCACCGTCATCGGTACCGCCGTCGGAATCGTCGGCGGCGATATCGTCTTCATCGAATGTCACCGCCTCGGTTTCAGCGGTCTCGTTACCGCCTCCCGGTGCCGGGTCGGCAGCATCGGTGTCGGTGCTCGGGGACGGCTCGTCGATATCGATCGTCGGCGGTTCGGGTTCCGACTCCTGCTCCGAGTCAGTGTCTGACTCGGGTTCCGGTTCCGGATCGGCTGGGGCCGATTCGGTCGCCGTCATCGTCGCTGCGTTTGACGCTCCGTTCGAATCGGACGCGGACTCAGACTCAGACTTGGACTCAGACTCAGTTCCCGGTTCGGACGCCGACGGTCGAGCATCCTCGAGTTCGTCGGTGAAATCGCCGAACGACGGGCCCGCGTCCGCTTCGGGATCGAAGATCGACGCCGAGTCGCCCTCCGTAAAGACCGGCTCGTCGGCGGCGCCGTCTGCGTCGACCGGATCCGACGAGGATTGCGTCTCGTCGACTTCGTCCATCTCGTTCAGCGTCTCGTCCATGTTATCGAACAACCCGCCGAACCCGCCGTCATCGGGCGCATCGTCCGCCGAGAAGACGATGGGATCGCTCTCGGCGTCTGCCGTCGATCCCGCCCCTTGCCTGGCGCTCGAGGCGGATCGGCCGCCGGCAGCCGATTGCGTCTCGATCGGAGACATGTCGAACTGTCCCGTCGAAATCTCGCGGTCGCCGCCGCTCGAGCCCGCCGTACTGGCAGTCGAGTCGGCACCGGCTTCGGCTGCGTTTTCGGCGGTTGACGAGGCGTCGGCACCGGCCGTCCACGATTGCGCGCTGGCGCCGTCGTCCGCCGTCGGACTCGAGCCCTCGTCGAACCCGATGTCGAAGTTCGTATCGTCCGTGATCCAGGCCGGCTGGTCGTCGGTACCGGCGGTGGTGAATCCGTCGTCGGTCGACGCCGTCGACTGTTCGTCGATGCCCCAGCCGTCGTCGACGTCGTCGATCGAATCGTCGAACGACTCGTCGTCCCCGTCGACTTCGATCGGCTCCTCCTCGTCGAGGTCGCCGAGTGCACTCGCGAGGCCGCTGGGGACCTTGCCGCGGTAGTCCTCGAACAGCGATTCTTCGGCGCGCTCGAGCACGTCGACCGAGGTGTTGTACGTCTCGCCCGTCGCTTCGGGTCGCGGGACGAGTTCCTCCTTCTCCTGGTCGACGTCGATCAGGACGCTCTCCATCTCGCGGAGGTCCTCGAGGCTGTTCTCGAGTTGCCCGTTGGCGATGAGCGTCAGGATCGTATCGGGGTCGTTGATGAAGGCCTGGGCCGTCGCCGCGACCTCGGCGTACGTGTTCAGTCCGTTCTTGATGAGATAGGCGAGGATGACCTTCCGCTTGAACAGTTCCTCCTCGAGTTTCTCGCGGCTCCACCCGCGGTCGAACTGGATCTCCTCCAAGGTGTTCGAGTCCCCCATCTTGAGGTACTCGTCGGTCTCGGCCTGCCACTGGTAGACGTCCTGAACGTTGATCTCGTCGTTTTCCGCCTCGTAGTGGTTGATCTCCGTGAGGGATTTGTTCCGGCGGACCTTCCGGCCCTGGACCCGCGTCTGGGTCTGGATCGAGACCAGGTCCAGGGCGGTGAACATCGTCTTCGAGACGTTGATCGGATCCGTCGTGAACCGCTTGAGCACCTCGTCGACGGAGTCGGCGTGGAACGTCGTGTACGTGGTGTGGCCCGTCGACATAACCTGGAACAGCGTCCGCCCCTCCTCGCCGCGGATCTCGCCCATGACGATGTAGTCGGGGCGCTGTCGGAGTGCGGCCTCGAGCAGGTCGAACTCGTCGACGTCGCCCTGCTCGTCGTCGGAAAACGAGGGTCGCGTGACGCTGGCGATCCAGTTTCGCTGTGGCAACTCGACCTCGCGGGTGTCCTCGATGGAGACGATCTTCGCGCTCGAGGGGATAAACAGCGAGACGGCGTTCAGCGAGGTCGTCTTCCCGGACGCGGTACCGCCGGCGAAGATCAGGCTCTTGTGGTTCTCGATGCAGAGCCAGAGGAAGGCCATCTCGTCGAGCGAGAAGGTGTTCCAGTTGATGAGGTCGATCGGGGTAAAGGGGACGTCCTTGAACTGACGGATGGTGTAGTTGGTCCCGTGGTCGGACACCTCCTGGCCTAACGTTAGTTGGGCGCGCGAGCCGTCGGGGAGGGTCGCGTCGACCTGCGGGAGTCGTTTACTGATCCCCTTTCCGGACCGCTGGGCGAGTTTCACGACGAAGTCGTCGAGTTCGTCCTCGCCGTGGTAGACGTTGGTGATGATCTGCTCGTAGTCGGAGTGGTAGACGAACACCGGCGAGTTGTAACCGTCGACGGAGATGTCCTCGACGTTGATGTCGTGTTTGATCCCGTCGATGCGCTCGTAGCCGATGAAGTTGCGCTTCAGCAGATAGAGGAGCTTCTCGACCTGGTACTCGTTTAACGTGTCCGGATCCTCCTCGAGGATCGCGGGCTCGGGTCGAACCTCGATACCCTCGAGCTGGGTCGGACCGTCGTCTTCGTCCTCCTCGTCGTCGTTCAACAGCGACTGCACCGTCTCGAGCAGGCCGGCCGTCTTGCTGCCGGCGGTTTTCTCGTAGAGATCGTACCGTTTCAGCAGGCGCCGGGTTTCGTCTTCGATGACGATCCGCCGACCGTTTTCGTCGGCCTTCTCCTTGATTCCGTCGTCGGAGTACTTGATCGCCGTCCGAAGTTTGCCCGAGAGGAACGCCTGCAGTTCGTCCTCGATCTCGTTCAGGTACGGCTCGATCAGGTAGTACTTCTTCTCGTTTTCCCGCTCCGAGTGGAAGATGACGACGCAGGCGTAGGGTTTGTTCACCCAGTAGCGCTCGACCTCCTGAAAGTGGGTCTTCTTCTCCATCGGCACGGCCTTCTCGAGGTCGTACCGGTTGGTCAGCGTCGTCGCGCCGTCGGCCGTCGAGAAAAACTCGTCCTCGTCGAAATCCTCCTGCACGTTGACGGTCCGTTCCTCGACGACGTCGTCGAGTTCCATGGCGCGATCCGCGCCCGCCGAGAGCCGCTCCTCGAGCGTGTCGGGATCGAACCCGAGCGCGTCCTCCTCGTCGTGTTCGACGACCTCGCCGTCGCTATCGTGCGGCCGGGAACCGTCGTCCTCGTAGTAGTACTCCCACTTGTAGTGTTCCCAGGTCCAGACGTCCTTGACGACCGGCGTCGTCTCCGGATCGACGTACTCGAGAAACTCGTCCCACAGCGTCTCCGCGTTGTCCCCTGCGATCGGCAGCACGCGATCCGTCAGCTCGTCCGGATGGTAGCCGAGATAGGATTCGGGATCGAACGCGACCTGCTCCCAGTCGTCGCCGCTCGGGACCGTCGACGCGTCCGTTTCGCCCGTCTCGAGGCCGAGCTGGTCGTCGTCGGGAGCCGGATCGTCCGGATACAGCGTCGAAACGTCGTCACCGTACCCGTGCTCCACCATGAAATCTTCCCACGTATATTCGCCGACCCGGACCGACGACCCGGACTCCGAATCGGAGCCCGAATCGGAACCGGCGGCCCGCTCGTCTGCCGACGCGGAGTCGGACGCCTCACCCGAAGCAAAATCCCCGGCGTCCGACCGGTCACCCTCGTCAATAGCCATTGACTCCATCCAAACCCTCACCCTTCAAAAAATTCATGTTCTCATTACCACTTCTGATAACGAGATCCGCATCGAGCGTTCGGTCGAGGGAAATCGGCTATCCCAACGTATCTAGTTCCTAACCGATGGGAATAGCCAGCAGATACTCCCTGTTCTACTCAACTTACTGAACTAATTCGGTATAAATAGTGACTCCCGTTCGCACAGGCGGTGGCAGCGGACTCGGGCTGGAAGCCCCTCGAGCGCTCGAGTCGGCCGTTTAGAACGGCGATTCAGGGGTTGGCTCTCCGCTACTGATGCAGGAACGGTGGGCTCGAGGAAACGGCGTCGCCTCGAGTACTCGGTGACAGAATCGGTCGTGGTGACGTTTAGCGTGGCGGGACGCAGGCATGGATGAGTCGGCGTGGCGGGATTCGAACTACGCCCGAGAACCTGCTCGCTGCGCTCGCAGAACCTCGGTCTACTTCGAATCCCGCAGTACCCGTTGCGGTCGCTCACGTTCGTTCACGACCGGCAACGGGCGTGGCGGGATTCGAACCACGCGAACGGCTCGCTTCGCTCGCCGTTCTCTCATTCGAATCTCCGGGGCCGCTCGCTCCTCACGAATTGTTCGTCGCGAGCGGGCGTGGCGGGATTCGAACCCACGATCAGAAGGTTAGGAACCTTCTGCCCTCTCCGCTAGGCCACACGCCCCGGAAAAACCGCGTTAGTTGGTTTCCGTTTCGGTCTGCGTCTCGCTTTCCTCGGAGGTAACCGGCTCCGTGTCGACGAAGTCGTCGTTGTCGTCCTCGTCGAGGTCGTCGAAGTCGCCGGTTTCACGCATCTCCTCGAGTTCCGTTTCGACCTTTTCACGGCCCTTCTGGAACTCGCCCATGGCCTCGCCGGTGGAGCGGGCGAGCTTCGGGATCTTGTTCGCCCCGAAGAGCAGAATGGCGATGAAAAGGATGATCAGTAGTTCCGGACCCCCGGGTGCACCGGGGATGAACAGCGGTGCAATTTCGGCTACCATCTCTATGCGTGGCTTACCCGCTGGCAATTATAACCTTTTTGGACCACTCAGTTAAGCAAGAGCCAGCGAGCCGCCCCTCGAGCGTAATATCCGTCTAGAAACGATGTACGACAATGGACAAGGGAGTAACGGCGGCGATTGCAAGCCAGAGCGTTGTGATTCCGGCTTCGTCTCGCCTTCTGGCTCGACTCGTCTGCCGTTTCGACATCGACCGTCCGACGACTGTTATCGGCTGAATACGCCCGAATAGACGACCAGAAGGCCGAACCGCGTATCAGGTCTCGCTGGTACGTTTCTAAAACTCCGATTGCGCTCGTTCGCCCGTTTGGATCGGTGCGGATCCACGGTCCGTCGAGCCGCCATCGATCGGAGCGCGACCAGTCCGTTCCGCGAACGAAACTATCTTTCCTGCTTGCACGTAATAGACGACTGATGGCAACGAGTGGAGATTCCGCACCCGACTTCACCGCACCGCTCGCAAACGGCGACATCGAGTCCTTCACGCTCTCGGAGCGCCTCGAAGACGACGCACCGATCGTCCTCGCCTTTTTCCCCGGTTCGTTCACCGGCGTCTGCACCGACGAGATGTGCACGTTCCAGGACCGGCTCGCGAACTTCAACGACCTCGACGCGACGGTCTACGGCATCAGCCGCGACACGCCGTTCACGCTCAACGAGTTCCGCGACCAGAACGGCCTCGAGTTCGGCCTCATCAGCGACCTGAACAAGGAGATCATCGACGAGTACGACCTCGAGATGGACTTCG
The DNA window shown above is from Halopiger xanaduensis SH-6 and carries:
- the tatA gene encoding twin-arginine translocase TatA/TatE family subunit, producing MVAEIAPLFIPGAPGGPELLIILFIAILLFGANKIPKLARSTGEAMGEFQKGREKVETELEEMRETGDFDDLDEDDNDDFVDTEPVTSEESETQTETETN
- a CDS encoding ATPase, T2SS/T4P/T4SS family, whose translation is MAIDEGDRSDAGDFASGEASDSASADERAAGSDSGSDSESGSSVRVGEYTWEDFMVEHGYGDDVSTLYPDDPAPDDDQLGLETGETDASTVPSGDDWEQVAFDPESYLGYHPDELTDRVLPIAGDNAETLWDEFLEYVDPETTPVVKDVWTWEHYKWEYYYEDDGSRPHDSDGEVVEHDEEDALGFDPDTLEERLSAGADRAMELDDVVEERTVNVQEDFDEDEFFSTADGATTLTNRYDLEKAVPMEKKTHFQEVERYWVNKPYACVVIFHSERENEKKYYLIEPYLNEIEDELQAFLSGKLRTAIKYSDDGIKEKADENGRRIVIEDETRRLLKRYDLYEKTAGSKTAGLLETVQSLLNDDEEDEDDGPTQLEGIEVRPEPAILEEDPDTLNEYQVEKLLYLLKRNFIGYERIDGIKHDINVEDISVDGYNSPVFVYHSDYEQIITNVYHGEDELDDFVVKLAQRSGKGISKRLPQVDATLPDGSRAQLTLGQEVSDHGTNYTIRQFKDVPFTPIDLINWNTFSLDEMAFLWLCIENHKSLIFAGGTASGKTTSLNAVSLFIPSSAKIVSIEDTREVELPQRNWIASVTRPSFSDDEQGDVDEFDLLEAALRQRPDYIVMGEIRGEEGRTLFQVMSTGHTTYTTFHADSVDEVLKRFTTDPINVSKTMFTALDLVSIQTQTRVQGRKVRRNKSLTEINHYEAENDEINVQDVYQWQAETDEYLKMGDSNTLEEIQFDRGWSREKLEEELFKRKVILAYLIKNGLNTYAEVAATAQAFINDPDTILTLIANGQLENSLEDLREMESVLIDVDQEKEELVPRPEATGETYNTSVDVLERAEESLFEDYRGKVPSGLASALGDLDEEEPIEVDGDDESFDDSIDDVDDGWGIDEQSTASTDDGFTTAGTDDQPAWITDDTNFDIGFDEGSSPTADDGASAQSWTAGADASSTAENAAEAGADSTASTAGSSGGDREISTGQFDMSPIETQSAAGGRSASSARQGAGSTADAESDPIVFSADDAPDDGGFGGLFDNMDETLNEMDEVDETQSSSDPVDADGAADEPVFTEGDSASIFDPEADAGPSFGDFTDELEDARPSASEPGTESESKSESESASDSNGASNAATMTATESAPADPEPEPESDTDSEQESEPEPPTIDIDEPSPSTDTDAADPAPGGGNETAETEAVTFDEDDIAADDSDGGTDDGDSVDDGDGETAEPAPPIETDAEPPTIDVDRSADQNDSDGTAADEANAETVSDELDAETVSDELDAETVSDELDAETVSDELDAETAPDETAASEGSESPTPSEPESESTNDDGTDSQDGDGESIFGPESDSIFSDDDAPDSPDEANAADESESLFGDSAETGDDSGDESDSIFDATGTESDDEETDT
- a CDS encoding redoxin domain-containing protein, yielding MATSGDSAPDFTAPLANGDIESFTLSERLEDDAPIVLAFFPGSFTGVCTDEMCTFQDRLANFNDLDATVYGISRDTPFTLNEFRDQNGLEFGLISDLNKEIIDEYDLEMDFDDLGVYGVAKRSVFVVDGDGEITYAWVSDDPGVEPDYDEVEDAVEAAA